One genomic region from Conexibacter woesei DSM 14684 encodes:
- a CDS encoding DeoR/GlpR family DNA-binding transcription regulator, which produces MLAQQRQDRIARTLRAEGPAAVSTLAERLGVSQATVRRDLLELERQGRLTRVYGGAVSSAEHDEPFADVATVRVPEKDAIAARAATLIADGETVLLDIGTTAHRFARRLHGRAITVVTSSLAVCDELRDDEAIELIVLGGTFRRSYRSLVGFLTEDALRQIHADRVFLGTSGVRPDGSVLDTTSIEVPVKRAMIAAADQVVLLADATKFPGRGLARVCGPEQLDVVVTDASGNAPALAALGEAGVEIQQAGRAG; this is translated from the coding sequence ATGCTCGCTCAGCAACGGCAGGACCGGATCGCGCGGACGCTGCGCGCGGAGGGGCCGGCGGCGGTCAGCACGCTCGCGGAGCGGCTCGGCGTCAGCCAGGCGACGGTGCGGCGCGACCTGCTCGAGCTCGAACGCCAGGGTCGCCTCACGCGCGTCTACGGCGGCGCCGTCTCCTCGGCCGAGCACGACGAGCCGTTCGCCGACGTCGCGACCGTCCGCGTCCCCGAGAAGGACGCGATCGCCGCGCGCGCCGCCACGCTGATCGCCGACGGCGAGACTGTCCTGCTCGACATCGGCACGACCGCCCACCGCTTCGCGCGCCGCCTCCACGGCCGCGCGATCACCGTCGTCACGAGCAGCCTCGCGGTCTGCGACGAGCTGCGCGACGACGAGGCGATCGAGCTGATCGTGCTCGGCGGGACGTTCCGCCGCAGCTACCGCTCGCTCGTCGGCTTCCTGACCGAGGACGCGCTGCGCCAGATACACGCGGACCGCGTCTTCCTCGGCACCAGCGGCGTGCGACCCGACGGCAGCGTGCTCGACACGACGTCGATCGAGGTGCCGGTCAAGCGGGCGATGATCGCGGCGGCCGACCAGGTCGTGCTGCTCGCGGACGCGACGAAGTTTCCGGGCAGGGGTCTGGCACGCGTGTGCGGCCCGGAGCAGCTCGACGTGGTGGTGACCGACGCGTCCGGGAACGCGCCGGCACTCGCCGCGTTGGGCGAGGCGGGGGTCGAGATCCAACAAGCAGGGAGAGCGGGATGA
- a CDS encoding type IV toxin-antitoxin system AbiEi family antitoxin domain-containing protein, producing the protein MASRAHGVVTRAQLVEAGVTPAEVRRRLGSGRLLRVHKGVYRVGHRAPSVEATYLAAVWACGERALLSGPAAAHLLGLLKGAPPAPQVTAPTERVVAGVEVRRCRPLGDADGIGWRGVPTTSVPRTLVDLAATLSADTLARACHEAGVLHRTTPRQVDAVLARRPASPGRAKLRAVLRGETKVTLSVLERRFLARLRDASLPLPQTNRPAGGRRVDCCWPEQRLTVELDSYRFHSSRHAWEQDRRREREARARGDEFRRFTYADAVEDPTYMLAQLRALLA; encoded by the coding sequence ATGGCGAGCCGTGCTCACGGGGTCGTGACGCGGGCTCAACTCGTGGAGGCTGGGGTCACGCCGGCGGAGGTGCGGCGGCGGCTGGGAAGCGGCCGGCTGCTGCGCGTCCACAAGGGGGTCTACCGCGTCGGCCACCGCGCGCCGAGCGTGGAGGCGACCTACCTCGCCGCCGTCTGGGCGTGCGGGGAGCGGGCGCTCTTGAGCGGGCCGGCGGCAGCGCACCTGCTCGGACTGCTCAAGGGCGCGCCGCCGGCGCCGCAGGTGACCGCGCCGACGGAGCGCGTCGTCGCGGGCGTGGAGGTGCGGCGCTGCCGCCCGCTCGGTGACGCTGACGGGATCGGCTGGCGCGGGGTGCCGACGACGAGCGTGCCACGGACGCTCGTCGATCTCGCGGCCACGCTGTCAGCCGACACGCTCGCGCGCGCCTGCCACGAGGCCGGGGTCCTGCATCGGACCACGCCACGGCAGGTCGACGCGGTCCTGGCGCGGCGGCCGGCCAGCCCGGGCCGCGCGAAGCTGCGCGCGGTGTTGCGCGGGGAGACGAAGGTCACCCTGAGCGTGCTCGAACGTCGCTTTCTCGCGCGACTGCGCGACGCGTCGCTCCCGCTGCCGCAGACGAACCGGCCGGCGGGCGGGCGACGGGTCGACTGCTGCTGGCCCGAACAGCGTCTGACCGTCGAGCTGGACAGCTACCGCTTCCACAGCTCCCGTCACGCGTGGGAGCAGGACCGGCGGCGGGAGCGCGAGGCGCGCGCTCGCGGGGACGAGTTCCGCCGCTTCACCTACGCCGACGCCGTCGAGGACCCCACCTACATGCTGGCCCAGCTCCGCGCACTCCTGGCCTGA
- a CDS encoding LacI family DNA-binding transcriptional regulator has product MTHRPSSGSARRAGVRRATIRDVAAAAGVSVKTVSHAVNGKGEVDPGTRARVLAEAAKLGYRASRNARSLRSGRTSTIALLLPSLGAAEREMLGLSYYMLLASAAASTAFGLEHSLLLSPAADDGDNLRRLDADGVLLCDPVALDPRIDVLAGQGIPVVTIERDPGRPDHDWCVVGDNREATWTLLDHLAAAGAERIALLASDSEWGWTVESVDAYRAWCAQRGAEPIEARASLHDLVRSAREQAHALLDRPDRPDAIVALAERAAAGVVQAARALGLTIPGDLMVASGADSPETTFGDPAITALDLHPGERGSAAAELLIDRLAGRATATSRTIAANLLVRASSQRSEGGFASSTNRSTPRSAPSPLE; this is encoded by the coding sequence ATGACGCATAGGCCATCGTCGGGGAGCGCGAGACGCGCGGGGGTCAGACGCGCGACGATCCGCGACGTGGCGGCGGCCGCGGGCGTGTCGGTCAAGACCGTCTCGCACGCCGTCAACGGCAAGGGCGAGGTCGATCCGGGGACGCGGGCGCGCGTGCTCGCGGAGGCTGCGAAGCTCGGCTACCGCGCGAGCCGCAACGCACGCTCGCTGCGCAGCGGCCGCACGTCGACGATCGCGCTGCTGCTGCCGAGCCTCGGTGCGGCAGAGCGCGAGATGCTCGGCCTCAGCTACTACATGCTGCTGGCGTCAGCCGCCGCCAGCACGGCGTTCGGGCTCGAGCACTCGCTGCTGCTCTCGCCCGCCGCCGACGACGGCGACAACCTGCGCAGGCTCGACGCCGACGGCGTGCTGCTGTGCGACCCGGTCGCGCTCGACCCGCGGATCGACGTGCTCGCCGGCCAGGGGATCCCGGTCGTGACGATCGAGCGCGACCCCGGCCGGCCCGACCACGACTGGTGCGTCGTCGGCGACAACCGCGAGGCGACGTGGACGCTGCTCGACCACCTCGCCGCCGCCGGCGCCGAGCGGATCGCGCTGCTCGCGTCCGATTCCGAGTGGGGCTGGACGGTCGAGTCGGTCGACGCCTACCGCGCCTGGTGCGCGCAGCGCGGCGCCGAGCCGATCGAGGCGCGCGCCAGCCTCCACGACCTCGTCCGCAGCGCCCGCGAGCAGGCGCACGCGCTGCTGGACCGGCCCGACCGCCCGGACGCGATCGTCGCGCTCGCCGAGCGCGCCGCCGCCGGCGTCGTGCAGGCAGCGCGGGCGCTCGGGCTGACGATCCCCGGCGACCTGATGGTGGCCAGCGGCGCCGACAGCCCGGAGACGACGTTCGGCGACCCGGCGATCACCGCGCTCGACCTCCACCCCGGAGAGCGCGGCAGCGCCGCCGCCGAGCTGCTGATCGACCGCCTCGCCGGCCGCGCGACCGCCACCTCCCGCACGATCGCCGCGAACCTGCTGGTCCGCGCGAGCAGTCAGCGCAGCGAGGGCGGGTTCGCGTCGTCGACGAACAGGTCGACGCCGAGGTCGGCGCCGTCGCCGTTGGAATAG
- a CDS encoding glycoside hydrolase family 76 protein has translation MRAVRTAVLGAAAVTVLALGAGTQTAGAYGGGHGGGGHGGGPGHGGGHGQQGARERATAAVEAMMGFYDHRSGRFQLERPWWQSGNALQALLDYTKQTGSRRYWWAIDNTIEVQRKEYMFGEFRADSTDDTGWWALAMTRAWDVTRNPKYLEIAKIDEEYIRDYWDDVCGGGVWWDIPQRTYKNAISIELYIKLTAALHNRVRGDRVYRARAIEAWEWLKSSGMLNGDNLFNDGLNTQDGGCQNNGGTTWTYNQGVILGGLAELYRATGDRRLLADARKIADAVLRSPQLNPNGILTEPCEWEGTCNWDQPAFKGIFARNLAELDDLLPGHPYRGWLRAQARSAYDHARNDADQYGLDWDGPFDTTDIARQESAASLLIAVL, from the coding sequence ATGAGAGCAGTGCGAACGGCCGTGCTCGGCGCGGCCGCGGTGACGGTGCTGGCGCTCGGCGCCGGGACGCAGACGGCGGGCGCCTACGGAGGCGGCCACGGCGGCGGTGGCCATGGCGGCGGACCCGGCCACGGCGGCGGCCACGGCCAGCAGGGCGCGCGCGAGCGCGCGACGGCGGCGGTCGAGGCGATGATGGGCTTCTACGACCACAGAAGCGGGCGCTTCCAGCTGGAGCGGCCGTGGTGGCAGTCGGGCAACGCGCTGCAGGCGCTGCTCGACTACACGAAGCAGACGGGCTCGCGCAGATACTGGTGGGCGATCGACAACACGATCGAGGTCCAGCGCAAGGAGTACATGTTCGGCGAGTTCCGCGCCGACTCGACCGACGACACCGGCTGGTGGGCGCTCGCGATGACGCGCGCGTGGGACGTCACGCGCAACCCGAAGTACCTCGAGATCGCGAAGATCGACGAGGAGTACATCCGCGACTACTGGGACGACGTCTGCGGCGGCGGCGTCTGGTGGGACATCCCGCAGCGGACCTACAAGAACGCGATCAGCATCGAGCTGTACATCAAGCTGACGGCCGCGCTGCACAACCGCGTCCGCGGCGACCGCGTCTACCGCGCCCGCGCGATCGAGGCGTGGGAGTGGCTGAAGAGCAGCGGGATGCTGAACGGCGACAACCTGTTCAACGACGGTCTCAACACCCAGGACGGCGGCTGCCAGAACAACGGCGGCACGACCTGGACGTACAACCAGGGCGTGATCCTCGGCGGCCTCGCGGAGCTGTACAGAGCGACCGGCGACCGGCGCCTGCTGGCCGACGCGCGCAAGATCGCCGACGCGGTCCTGCGCAGCCCGCAGCTGAACCCGAACGGGATCCTGACCGAGCCGTGCGAGTGGGAGGGGACCTGCAACTGGGACCAGCCGGCGTTCAAGGGCATCTTCGCCCGCAACCTCGCCGAGCTGGACGACCTGCTGCCCGGCCACCCGTACCGCGGCTGGCTGCGCGCGCAGGCGAGATCGGCCTACGACCACGCGCGCAACGACGCCGACCAGTACGGCCTCGACTGGGACGGGCCGTTCGACACCACCGACATCGCCCGGCAGGAGTCGGCCGCCTCACTGCTGATCGCCGTCCTGTGA
- a CDS encoding amidohydrolase, translating into MPTRPDRAVSPARAARPSQPADLVVRNARIRTLVPSAPWASAVAIRGGEIVAVGADRDVAPLAGPGTETIDGGGTLSVVPGLTDAHIHPVWGAELAVGADLNGLTTLAAVHAALTAEAAATPAGEWVRGWGLDPAVLGGQPISSAAIAAAVGDRPALVLCYDLHTAVATRPALALAGVDGPRAFGDASEIVCDADGPTGELREPSAYRLVLDAAPGSTGAAFRRRVGGVLRDLARLGLTGGHAMDGTPEGLALYTELEQEGALCQRVVVPFWQRPDATEAEIEEQLALRDARGRRWRGGVAKFFVDGVIETGTAWLEEPDSHGEGLTPYWPDPERYRERVVRFARAGFQCVSHAIGDRAVRASLDAYAAAGVRAANGAPHRVEHLELVTDRDVTRIAAEGVVASMQPLYMQARRADGSDIWTGRVGSERAARAFRTRDLLNAGAQLALGSDWPVSPVDPRVGMAWARLRRPPGQPDVEVLEPAQRLTALEALQGYTSGAADAVGEPRQGRIAPGCAGDLTAFAADPVEVSADELPDLPVCLTVVDGEIVFRAEESR; encoded by the coding sequence ATGCCGACCCGTCCCGACCGAGCCGTCTCGCCCGCTCGCGCAGCGCGCCCCTCGCAGCCCGCCGACCTCGTCGTCCGCAACGCGCGCATCCGCACCCTCGTCCCGTCCGCTCCGTGGGCGAGCGCCGTCGCGATCCGCGGCGGCGAGATCGTCGCCGTCGGCGCCGACCGCGACGTCGCGCCGCTTGCAGGTCCGGGCACCGAGACGATCGACGGTGGCGGGACCCTGTCGGTGGTGCCCGGACTCACCGACGCGCACATCCACCCCGTCTGGGGCGCCGAGCTGGCCGTCGGCGCCGACCTCAACGGGCTCACGACGCTCGCCGCCGTGCACGCCGCGCTCACCGCCGAGGCCGCCGCGACGCCCGCTGGCGAGTGGGTCCGCGGCTGGGGGCTCGACCCCGCCGTCCTCGGCGGGCAGCCGATCTCCTCCGCCGCGATCGCGGCCGCCGTCGGCGACCGCCCCGCGCTCGTGCTCTGCTACGACCTCCACACCGCCGTCGCGACACGGCCGGCGCTCGCGCTCGCGGGCGTCGACGGGCCGCGCGCGTTCGGCGACGCCTCCGAGATCGTGTGCGACGCCGACGGCCCGACCGGCGAGCTGCGCGAGCCGTCCGCCTACCGGCTCGTGCTCGACGCGGCGCCCGGCAGCACCGGCGCGGCGTTCCGCCGGCGCGTCGGCGGCGTCCTGCGCGACCTCGCGCGCCTCGGCCTGACCGGCGGCCACGCGATGGACGGGACGCCTGAAGGGCTCGCGCTGTACACCGAGCTGGAGCAGGAGGGCGCGCTCTGTCAGCGCGTCGTCGTGCCGTTCTGGCAGCGGCCGGACGCGACCGAGGCGGAGATCGAGGAGCAGCTGGCGCTGCGCGACGCGCGCGGCCGGCGCTGGCGCGGCGGCGTAGCCAAGTTCTTCGTCGACGGCGTGATCGAGACCGGCACCGCGTGGCTGGAGGAGCCCGACAGCCACGGCGAGGGGCTGACCCCGTACTGGCCCGACCCCGAGCGCTACCGCGAGCGCGTCGTGCGCTTCGCGCGCGCCGGCTTCCAGTGCGTCAGCCACGCGATCGGCGACCGCGCGGTGCGCGCCTCGCTCGACGCCTACGCCGCCGCCGGCGTGCGCGCCGCCAACGGCGCCCCGCACCGCGTCGAGCACCTCGAGCTGGTGACCGACCGCGACGTGACGCGCATCGCGGCGGAGGGCGTCGTCGCCTCGATGCAGCCGCTCTACATGCAGGCGCGCCGCGCCGACGGCAGCGACATCTGGACCGGGCGCGTCGGCTCCGAGCGCGCCGCGCGCGCCTTCCGCACGCGCGACCTGCTGAACGCGGGCGCCCAGCTCGCGCTTGGCTCCGACTGGCCGGTCTCGCCCGTCGACCCGCGGGTCGGGATGGCGTGGGCGCGGCTGCGCCGGCCGCCCGGACAGCCGGACGTCGAGGTGCTGGAGCCCGCCCAGCGGCTGACCGCGCTGGAGGCGCTGCAGGGCTATACGTCGGGCGCCGCGGACGCCGTCGGCGAGCCGCGCCAGGGCCGGATCGCGCCAGGCTGCGCGGGCGACCTGACCGCCTTCGCGGCCGACCCGGTCGAGGTCTCGGCCGACGAGCTGCCCGACCTGCCGGTGTGCCTGACCGTGGTGGATGGAGAGATCGTGTTCCGAGCAGAGGAGTCGAGATGA
- a CDS encoding P1 family peptidase: protein MQPESPRARARELGLVVGELPTGPHNAITDVGGVRVGHRTLMRGDAVRTGVTAIVPHAGNLFRERVYAGVSPFNGYGQLTSSMVIDEWGLIGSPIVITDTAGVGVGYSAVVEHLTAHDETVGIADVAMPVVAECDDGFLNDNRASSLTTADVIAAIEAAADGPVEEGSVGAGTGMQLFEYKGGIGTASRTAGGYTVGVLVNTNFGVQRQLTILGAPVGRLLAGPPPAAPAPRRHGEGSCVAVVATDAPLHPLQLRRLARRTDVGLVRTGSVAHDGSGEIALAFSTAQLVPREQREPERQVRVIPEGQDWRNGTLLDQLFAAVAEATEEAVLNALFTASTVAGRAGNTLERIDPDAALAAIVDWHAGG, encoded by the coding sequence ATGCAGCCTGAGTCGCCGCGTGCGCGGGCGCGCGAGCTGGGGCTCGTCGTCGGCGAGCTGCCGACCGGCCCGCACAACGCGATCACGGACGTCGGCGGGGTGCGCGTCGGCCACCGCACGCTGATGCGCGGCGACGCGGTCCGCACCGGCGTGACCGCGATCGTGCCGCACGCGGGGAACCTCTTCCGCGAGCGCGTCTACGCGGGCGTCTCGCCGTTCAACGGCTACGGCCAGCTGACGAGCAGCATGGTGATCGACGAGTGGGGGCTGATCGGCTCGCCGATCGTGATCACCGACACGGCGGGCGTCGGCGTCGGTTACTCGGCCGTCGTCGAGCACCTGACCGCGCACGACGAGACGGTCGGGATCGCCGACGTCGCGATGCCGGTCGTCGCCGAGTGCGACGACGGCTTCCTGAACGACAACCGCGCCTCGAGTCTCACGACCGCCGACGTGATCGCCGCGATCGAGGCGGCGGCGGACGGGCCGGTGGAGGAGGGGAGCGTCGGCGCCGGGACCGGCATGCAGCTGTTCGAGTACAAGGGCGGGATCGGGACGGCGTCGCGCACGGCCGGCGGCTACACGGTCGGCGTGCTCGTCAACACGAACTTCGGCGTCCAGCGCCAGCTGACGATCCTCGGCGCGCCGGTCGGGCGGCTGCTGGCGGGGCCGCCGCCCGCCGCGCCGGCGCCGCGGCGCCACGGCGAGGGCTCGTGCGTCGCGGTCGTCGCGACCGACGCGCCGCTGCACCCGCTGCAGCTGAGACGGCTCGCGCGCCGCACCGACGTCGGGCTCGTGCGCACCGGCTCGGTCGCGCACGACGGCTCCGGCGAGATCGCGCTCGCCTTCTCGACGGCGCAGCTCGTCCCGCGCGAGCAGCGCGAGCCGGAGCGTCAGGTGCGCGTGATTCCGGAAGGGCAGGACTGGCGCAACGGGACGCTGCTCGACCAGCTGTTCGCGGCGGTCGCCGAGGCGACCGAGGAGGCAGTCCTCAACGCGCTGTTCACGGCGAGCACCGTCGCCGGGCGCGCCGGCAACACGCTGGAGCGGATCGACCCCGACGCCGCGCTGGCCGCGATCGTCGACTGGCACGCGGGCGGCTGA
- a CDS encoding SDR family oxidoreductase, whose protein sequence is MNLSGKTIFISGASRGIGLAIALRAARDGANVALIAKTAEPHPKLEGTVYTAAEAIEAAGGRALPIVGDIRDEAQVEAAVAQTVERFGGIDVCVNNASAINLAGIEQLEMKRYDLMQNINVRGTFVVSKACVPHLRRGTNPHVLTLSPPINLDPRWLAPYTAYTIAKYGMTLVALGLAEELREAGVASNALWPRTLVATAAVQNLLGGDEAMRRARTPDVYADAAYEVLTQPSREYTGQALLCEDVLVAAGVTDLSRYSNGDGADLGVDLFVDDANPPSLR, encoded by the coding sequence CTGAATCTGAGCGGCAAGACGATCTTCATCTCGGGCGCGAGCCGCGGGATCGGGCTGGCGATCGCGTTGCGCGCGGCGCGCGACGGCGCGAACGTGGCGCTGATCGCGAAGACGGCGGAGCCGCATCCGAAGCTGGAGGGGACGGTCTACACCGCGGCGGAGGCGATCGAGGCGGCGGGCGGCAGAGCGCTGCCGATCGTCGGCGACATCCGCGACGAGGCGCAGGTCGAGGCCGCGGTCGCGCAGACGGTCGAGCGCTTCGGCGGGATCGACGTCTGCGTCAACAACGCGAGCGCGATCAACCTCGCCGGGATCGAGCAGTTGGAGATGAAGCGCTACGACCTGATGCAGAACATCAACGTGCGCGGCACCTTCGTCGTCAGCAAGGCGTGCGTGCCGCACCTGCGCAGGGGGACCAACCCGCACGTGCTGACGCTCTCGCCGCCGATCAACCTCGACCCGAGATGGCTCGCGCCGTACACGGCATACACGATCGCCAAGTACGGCATGACGCTCGTCGCGCTCGGCCTGGCGGAGGAGCTGCGCGAGGCCGGCGTCGCGTCGAACGCGCTGTGGCCGCGGACGCTCGTCGCCACCGCGGCGGTGCAGAACCTGCTCGGCGGCGACGAGGCGATGCGCCGCGCGCGCACGCCGGACGTCTACGCCGACGCGGCGTACGAGGTGCTGACGCAGCCGAGCCGCGAGTACACCGGCCAGGCACTGCTGTGCGAGGACGTGCTCGTCGCCGCCGGCGTGACCGACCTCAGCCGCTATTCCAACGGCGACGGCGCCGACCTCGGCGTCGACCTGTTCGTCGACGACGCGAACCCGCCCTCGCTGCGCTGA
- a CDS encoding APC family permease, with protein sequence MSVADTPVEEKAHLRAGSVGMWDLVFFVVAAAAPLSVMSGASPLAIQFGGVGAPGGYLLAGIVFIVFAIGFTAMSRRLPNAGAFYAYVTHGLGRPTGVGAALVAVVAYNTIAIGFVAGIGVFAEATADDVFGIHLPWTIWSLLGLVAIAFLGYNRITLSAKVLAVLLIAEVLILVVLAVPVILDGGADGLSFTSFEPASIFGPGVGALFVLSFGAFLGFESTAIYSEEARDPKRTIPRATFLAVAFMGLFYALIVWTVIMAFGSAEALRVADADPADMYFIAMREWVGKGASDVMHILIVTSTVASTLAYHNAASRYFFVLGREGVLPRALGRARPKNGAPGVASITQVAMMTVVVGVFTLFGAAPYEQTFLWLNGTGIVGLIALQALCSFAVVAWFWRVPSDANVIQRVIAPVVAGLALGTVVVLIVDNFAILTGAGTLVNVLLLLPVPIAMAVGVGVALRIRARDPETYAWLTRTKAADLRD encoded by the coding sequence ATGAGCGTTGCCGACACGCCGGTCGAGGAGAAGGCCCACCTCCGCGCTGGGTCGGTCGGGATGTGGGACCTGGTGTTCTTCGTCGTCGCGGCCGCGGCGCCGTTGTCGGTGATGTCCGGGGCCTCGCCGCTGGCGATCCAGTTCGGCGGCGTCGGCGCGCCCGGCGGGTACCTGCTGGCCGGGATCGTCTTCATCGTCTTCGCGATCGGCTTCACGGCGATGAGCCGGCGGCTGCCCAACGCGGGCGCCTTCTACGCATACGTCACCCACGGCCTCGGGCGCCCGACCGGCGTCGGCGCCGCGCTCGTCGCGGTCGTCGCCTACAACACGATCGCGATCGGCTTCGTCGCCGGGATCGGCGTCTTCGCGGAGGCGACGGCCGACGACGTCTTCGGGATCCACCTGCCGTGGACGATCTGGTCGCTGCTCGGCCTGGTCGCGATCGCATTCCTTGGCTACAACCGCATCACGCTCAGCGCGAAGGTGCTGGCGGTGCTGCTGATCGCCGAGGTGCTGATCCTCGTCGTGCTGGCGGTGCCGGTGATCCTCGACGGCGGAGCGGATGGGCTGAGCTTCACCAGCTTCGAGCCGGCGAGCATCTTCGGCCCCGGCGTCGGCGCGCTGTTCGTGCTCTCGTTCGGCGCCTTCCTCGGGTTCGAGTCGACGGCGATCTACAGCGAGGAGGCGCGTGATCCGAAGCGGACGATCCCGCGCGCGACGTTCCTCGCCGTCGCCTTCATGGGCCTCTTCTACGCGCTGATCGTGTGGACCGTGATCATGGCGTTCGGCTCCGCCGAGGCGCTCAGAGTCGCCGACGCGGACCCGGCCGACATGTACTTCATCGCGATGCGCGAATGGGTCGGCAAGGGCGCCAGCGACGTGATGCACATCCTGATCGTGACGAGCACCGTCGCGTCGACACTGGCCTACCACAACGCGGCTTCGCGCTACTTCTTCGTGCTCGGCCGCGAGGGCGTCCTGCCGAGAGCGCTCGGCCGCGCTCGGCCGAAGAACGGCGCCCCGGGGGTCGCGAGCATCACGCAGGTGGCGATGATGACGGTCGTCGTCGGCGTCTTCACGCTGTTCGGAGCGGCGCCGTACGAGCAGACGTTCCTGTGGCTCAACGGCACCGGGATCGTCGGCCTGATCGCGCTGCAGGCGCTCTGCTCGTTCGCCGTCGTCGCCTGGTTCTGGCGCGTCCCGTCCGACGCGAACGTGATCCAGCGGGTGATCGCGCCCGTCGTGGCGGGGCTGGCGCTCGGGACCGTCGTCGTGCTGATCGTCGACAACTTCGCGATCCTGACCGGCGCCGGGACGCTCGTGAACGTGCTGCTGCTGCTGCCGGTCCCGATTGCGATGGCGGTCGGCGTCGGCGTCGCGCTGCGGATCCGCGCGCGCGACCCGGAGACGTACGCGTGGCTGACGAGAACGAAGGCGGCCGATCTCCGTGACTGA
- a CDS encoding DUF1989 domain-containing protein, protein MTEETVVRHRVPAGHGLAAAVRAGQHVSVVNTPGTQVVDTWAFTSEPGEHLSMDHCREVLQRLWFGVGDTLVSSRYRPLLTVVADTSPGRHDTLIVPCSTAMYERMGAAADHRSCASNLHEALAVVGRSSDVVPAAWNLFMSVPVGGDGALTFERPHSRAGDRVVLRAERDLVLVCSACPDDLYPTNGGTGRPRDVHLEIGGSDAA, encoded by the coding sequence GTGACTGAGGAGACCGTCGTGCGCCACCGCGTCCCCGCCGGCCACGGCCTCGCCGCCGCCGTGCGAGCGGGGCAGCACGTGAGCGTCGTCAACACGCCCGGGACGCAGGTCGTCGACACGTGGGCGTTCACCTCCGAGCCCGGCGAGCACCTCTCGATGGACCACTGCCGGGAGGTCTTGCAGAGACTCTGGTTCGGCGTCGGCGACACGCTCGTCAGCAGCCGCTACCGGCCGCTGCTGACCGTCGTCGCCGACACGTCGCCGGGCCGCCACGACACGCTGATCGTCCCGTGCAGCACGGCGATGTACGAGCGGATGGGCGCCGCAGCGGACCATCGCAGCTGCGCGTCGAACCTGCACGAGGCGCTGGCCGTGGTCGGGCGTTCCAGCGACGTCGTCCCGGCCGCCTGGAACCTCTTCATGAGCGTCCCCGTCGGCGGCGACGGCGCGCTGACGTTCGAGCGGCCGCACTCGCGCGCGGGCGACCGCGTCGTGCTGCGCGCCGAGCGCGACCTCGTGCTCGTCTGCTCGGCCTGCCCCGACGACCTCTACCCGACCAACGGCGGCACCGGCCGCCCGCGGGACGTCCACCTCGAGATCGGAGGATCCGATGCAGCCTGA